One genomic window of Archangium lipolyticum includes the following:
- a CDS encoding GFA family protein, whose amino-acid sequence MNDLKTYEGGCHCGKVRFEAKVDLGGQIISCNCSFCSKTGALLAFVGADQFTIRAGAEAVADYQFGKKSIHHQFCPSCGIRPFSRGTAPDGRQMYAINVRCMDGVDLDALEVTRVNGKSF is encoded by the coding sequence AAGGTGGGTGCCACTGCGGCAAGGTCCGCTTCGAGGCGAAGGTGGACCTCGGCGGACAGATCATCTCGTGCAACTGCTCCTTCTGCTCGAAGACGGGCGCGCTCCTGGCCTTCGTGGGGGCGGACCAATTCACGATTCGAGCGGGTGCGGAGGCCGTCGCGGATTACCAATTCGGCAAGAAGAGCATCCACCACCAGTTCTGCCCGTCCTGCGGCATCCGTCCGTTCAGCCGGGGGACGGCGCCCGACGGCCGTCAGATGTACGCCATCAACGTCCGCTGCATGGACGGAGTCGACCTCGACGCACTCGAGGTGACACGGGTCAACGGCAAGAGCTTCTGA